CATGTTTGTTGTATCTTTAATGATATTAAGGTCATCAACGGAACGGCCAGTGATCGGGTGGATAACTTCCTGTTTTGCCACAGAAAGTGCACGCTCTTGTCGAACGTTTTCCGGGTTAAATTTATGCTGTGTATATGTAACGCGCAAAATTACAACATGACGTTTTCTGTCAACAAAGAAACCGCCTTCTTCGAGTTGGCGGATTACCTCAGACTGGTCTTCGTCAACCTGCACTAAAGCAATTTTTTCTACAGTAGGGTAGCGTCTTTTTTTTGTGGCAGAAGAAATAGTGGTGATAACCCTGTCTGTCTGTCCCAGTACACGAACCATGAATTTTTCACCAGCCTTATGTAATCGGCGGGAGAATAAAGCGCTTGAGGTCCTGCGTTCGGAACAAATGGTGAAGCCGTAAAGCTCCATGAGATACTGATATACAAATAGCCTATTTTGCTCGTATTTCGTGTGGTTCCCAACTTCAAATTTTTTAGCTCGGAGTCCAAACCGTTTGATCTCTGGATCAAGGTCAGAAGGGAAGGAGCCGTATACACCTGCTAAGTGGAAGAAGCCGGACGAATCGAGTGCGAGAACGTGCGCTCTGTCCATTTCAAGAATGTACGGGAGTAGCTGCGGATAGTAATCTAAGACAGAAGTGTCGACTTTGCCGAATTCTTGTTTAAACAACTCATGCAGTTTTCGGGGGATACGGTTCTGAATTGTTTCAACATTTTGCTCAATAGTACAGTTTTCCAATGGGCAGGCGTAACCGTCGGCTTTAAACGTAACGTCCATTAGCGAGTGCAAAATATCAAATTGAAATATCTCTGAAAAATATTGTAGTTCACGCTCAAAGGCTACCAGCGAAAAGCCAGGCAGGTCTTTGTATTCAAAAAAATCGCTTTCGAATGAAGGGAGCAGTTCTCCGCGCTCAACAAGGGGATAGTCGGCATTTTCAAAAAAAGGTCGCAACAGACATTGTGTAATCTGTACGGCATCAAGAAAAGTTTTAAGCTCCGAAAGAGTAGTGATGCTTATAGGTTCACTAAATGAAAAAGTGTCTTTCCATGGTAACCCGCATTCGCGGAAGGCATTTTTCCAGAGTTTTTGCATTGGCAGTTGGCTGGCTATTGTTAAAAGAGGTAAAATAAAAGTGCTAGCAAGAGCCCTATGTGCTTGGTAACCATCGCATACTATTTTTTTTTCTAAAAAAACTCTAGCATTTCATAGAAAAAAACCTGTACTCTCATTGCTTGGCGTCCTATTAAAAAAATGATAATAAATTCTGAGGGCTTCATCTTTATAAAGATCCATAAGGGCTAGCCGTAAAGATGTCGCCTGATTTACTGTATACGCAATATCCGTTATAGAGTGTTGCGCTGCAAGGTTTTACTTTGTGTTTGCGCAAATCATAATATTTTACTGGGTTATATTGGATGAATACAACCGCTTGTTATGAAAGAATTTTAGGCATTATTTGTAGTGTCTTCGACGCATACTCTGCCGTGCTGATTATGCCGGATCGCTCCGGTAATCACTTCTCTGTGGCCAGCAGTTTTAGTCTTGGTGATATGGTAAATAAGAAAGAGACGTTCTCTGCTGGAACTGGGAAAGGCCTCGTTGGGTGGATCATTAGCAATGAAGCACCAATGCTGGTTAACGACTTTGATACCAGACAATACAACTTGGGGTATTATGCGCAGAATGAAGAAACTAAAATTAAGGCCTTTATGGGGGTGCCTCTTAAAAATGGTGCCGGGGTGTTGTGTTTAGACAGTAAAAGACAGTATTCATTTTCGAGTAAGGATCAGAAAATTCTACAACTGTTCGGGGAACTAGTGTACGAGGTGCATTCCCGTTCTTTTGTTGTTGAAGAGCAGGTTAATTTGTCGCAGCAATACCATTGTTTGCAGGTTATTTATTCATTGCGTAATCACTTGAAAAAATGGGACTCTTTTTTGTCTAAGTTCTTAGTCCTTCTTTCAGACACCTCGCATTTTGAATATTGTAGTTTGGCAACACGGGATGAGGGCGGTCAAAATTATCATATTGAAGGTGAAAATTATCAACTGCTACAGGGTGAAGTGGAAGAGATTCCATACGGTAGCGGATTGGTTGGATGGGTGTTTAAAAATAGCACGCCTTTCTTTGTGGAAGGCGGCAAAGCTGCAAGTCAAACTTCTCCATTATATGGCAAGAAAAAGGGTGTGCCCCAGTTTGTCAGCGTGATATGTATTCCGCTGGAAATAGGTGGTATGACTCGAGGTGTTTTAACGCTTGCGAGTGAAACGTCTAAAGTGATCCCTGAGGAGCTTAAGACGTTTTGCCAGATGGCTTCAGAGCATCTTTCATTATTTTTGGAGAATTTGTATCTACGCAGCAAACTGTATGAGGCGCATCGACAGGTTGATGACCTGCAGCGCGCTGCAGCTTACGAACATGAGAATGAAGCTCTTTTTTCATTTTCATCTAAGACCCAAGAGAGCGAATAAATGCTGGGAAAACTCTTGAGCATGTTCGGAAAAGATCTGGCTATGGATCTTGGAACTGCTAATACGCTTCTATATACAAAAAAAGACGGTATCGTGCTTAATGAACCGTCAGTTGTTGCGATTGATGTTGAACGCAACAGCGTGCTTGCCGTCGGGCGTGAAGCGAAAGAATTTCTTGGTCGTACACCTCAGCGTATCCGTGCAATCCGTCCTATGAAGGATGGTGTCATTGCGGATTTTGAGGTTACCAAGCAAATGATTTCATATTTTATTAAAAAGGTTATCACCGGCTTTAGCCTTGTGAAGCCGAATATTGTTATCTGTGTGCCTACTGGTATTACTCAGGTTGAAAAGCGTGCTGTAATTGAATCTGCTCAACAGGCAGGCGCTCGAGATGTAAAACTTGTAGAAGAACCGATGGCTGCGGCAATCGGGGCTGCTCGTCCTATTCACCAACCGGTTGGAACCATGGTTGTTGATATTGGCGGTGGTACTACAGAAGTTGCAATCATCTCTTTATCTGCAATTGCCTACGCTGAATCAGTCCGTGTGGCTGGTGACGCGCTTAATAATGCCGTGCAAAGATATTTTCAGGAAGAGTTTCAGCTTCTTGTCGGGGAAAATCAGGCCGAGAAAGTTAAAATGACTATTGGCTCCGCTTTCCCTTTACCGGAGCCTTTGGTCATGACTGTGCCCGGTAAGGACATTGTTTCAGGGACTCCAACTTCTGTCGAAGTGACTGACGAAGATATTCGTATTGCACTTTCTGAATCAGTAAGAGCAATAGTTTTTGCGGTTCGTAAAGCGCTTGAAAAAACTCCCCCTGAGCTTGCAAGCGATATTGCTGAACACGGCTTGCTGTTAGCTGGTGGTGGCGCGTTGCTTAAAGGGCTTAATGAGCTTATTATGCAAGAGACTGGTTTGCAGGTTGTTATTGATGAGGACCCGCTTACCACGGTCGTTCGAGGGACTGGCAAGACGCTGGAAGATCGAGCTAAGTTCTCGGATGTATATATAAACTAACTTACTAAGGCGACCAACGGTCGCCTTTTTCTCTTGGAAAATACAATGGATTTACAAAAGCTGTTACCGCAAGTTCGTTCTGCTGTTATTGAGTCTGGTGCTCTTATCAGGGAAGCATGGGATAAGCCGCGAAAGGTTCGCTATAAAGGGCGGATTGATCTCGTAACTGAAACAGATGTTGCGGTCGAGAATGATGTGAAGGCTCGACTTGCAACAATTCTTCCTGAAGCAACCTTTCTTGCTGAAGAAAGTGCTGCCGAGGCTCCTTTGAATGAGCTTACCTGGGTTATCGACCCGATTGACGGAACAACAAACTTTACGCATCAAGTGCCGTTTGTTTGTACGTCTGTAGGACTTTGGCATAATGGTCGAATTGTGTTGGGAGTTATTAACGCTCCGATCATGAATGAGTGTTTTTACTCTGTGGCAGGTGGCGGTGCATGGTGTAATGATAAGCAGATTTTCGTAACAAAAAACGATAATCTCGAGAACTCGCTGGTTGCAACCGGTTTCCCGTATACGATTGCAGAAGATGCTGATGATATCACTGATCGTTTGCGCCGAGTGTTAAAAGCGTCACAGGGGATTCGCCGTTTAGGCGCAGCCGCGCTGGATCTGGCGTATCTTGCAGCTGGCCGTTTTGATGTGTTCTATGAGAAGGGGCTGAAGCCTTGGGATACTGCTGCTGGCTGGTTGCTTGTGAATGAAGCGGGCGGTTGGGTGACAGAATACGATGCTTCGAGAGATTTTTCTTTATATTCACCAAATATTCTGGCGAGCAATACGCTTTTGCATGCGCAGATGTCGAAATTAATGTAGCAATTCAGATCGTAAAATATATATGGTCATATCGAGTCTGTAAAAATGATATTTTCGCGTATGGCCCATTTTAGGATAGACGTGAGCAGGTCTGGAAAGTGTTCATAGAGTGATTGCAATTCTTCTGCATCAACATAGAGTCCATCCTGAACTTCTTCTGGGTTCGGAGTAATCGTACGTGCCCCGATGTTGGCAGAGTAAATAGAACTCCACAGGGTTGCATCATCTATACGTACTTGCTGTGAGTTTTTATAATGTAAAGATATAGAAGTCAGGTTGAGTTCTTTGAGCAGCACTCTTTCGGCAGATGCTTCAAGTGCTTCATTTGCAGCTACGTGTGTTGCGGCAGAGATATCCCACATTCCGGGCGCTAATGTTTTATTATCAGCTCGCCGTTGCAGGAAAAATTTCCCTTGTTTGTTATATATAAAAACGAAGACAGATTTCATTGCAAGACGCTGTGCATGCGCTGTTGCTGAGGGTACGACCATGAGTGGTTTGCCACAGCTGTCTACAACTTCAATATGACGTCCGTGAGAAGCGGCATCATCGGTGGAAGTATTTGGATAAATAATGTCTGACATGTTTGCTAAGATAGGGCCGTTGGAAGCTGATGAATATGTTTTTTTTCGTTTAGAGAAAAAAGATAGCGCAGAAGTGGCGGCACTTGAGAAAAAATGTTTTTCAACGCCTTGGACTGAAAAAGAGTTTAGTCTTTCCTTTGACCAGAAGATTTTTGAAGTCTTCGGTTTGAAGAAAAATGATATATTAGTGGCGTATATTGCTATGTACCATACAGAGGATGAGTTGGAAATATTAAACATAGCCACGGACCCGAAACATAGACGAAATGGTGCAGGAAAACGGTTACTTGCTCTTATGCTTTGCATTGGGCAAAAATTAGGTATACAACAGGCGTTTCTCGAAGTGCGCAGAACCAATATTCCTGCCATCAATCTTTATGAACAGATGTGCTTCTCTCAAATTGGGGTGCGAAAAAAATATTATAAAGACACCGGTGAGGACGCGTTACTATATAAATGTAACCTTGCGGATCTCTCCGATTGTCTGTGCTAAGTAAGGAGTAATGACTCATGAAAAAGCTTATGGCTGCAAACTGGAAAATGTTCAAAACTGCTCAGGACGCTAAAGAAACCGCAGCGGAGCTCGTTGAACTTGTTGGTGAGCTTTCTGAAGACAGAGAAGTTGTTGTGTTCCCTCCGTTCACGGCTCTGCATGCCGCAGGCGGAGTGTTCTCTCAACATGAAGGCTACTCTTTTGGTGGGCAGAATGTTTGTGCAGCCCTCGAAGGTGCATTTACTGGTGAAATTTCTCCACTAATGCTTAAAGATGCCGGTTGTACTTGGGTTCTCACAGGTCACTCCGAACGCCGTGCTCTTTTTGGCGAAACCAGCGAACAAGTTGGCGAAAAAACAACTTTTGCACTGAATAACGGTCTTAATGTTTGCCTTTGCATTGGTGAGACTCTTGAAGAGCGTGAAGCTGGTAAGCTTGAAGCAGTTATTTCTGAACAGCTTGAAAAAGGTCTTGCAACTATTCCTGATGTAGCTCCTGAATGCCTTGCTGTTGCGTACGAGCCTGTTTGGGCTATCGGTACCGGCAAAGTTGCTGGTCCTGAAGAGATTGTAGAAGCTCATGCGATTGTTCGTGCTAAACTTCTTGATATTTTGAAAGGAAAAGCTAATACTACCCGCGTTCTTTATGGCGGAAGTGTTAAGCCAGAAAATGCTACTCAGATCATTGCACTTGACAATGTTGACGGTGTCTTGGTAGGAGGCGCTTCCTTGAAGGCTGAAAGCTTCAGCAAAATTGTTACTGCTTAGCAACCGATTCGGATTGATATAGCTCTTAGGAGGACGTTTCGTGGAAACCTTGATTCTGACCCTGCACGTTGTGGTCTGTCTTGCACTCATTTTGCTTGTTCTTTTACAGGCTGGTAAAGAGGGCATGGGTGTTATCTTTGGAGGCGGCAACCAGTCTGCTTTTGGCGGCGCTGGTGCAGGCGGTCTTCTTGTGAAAGTTACTGCAACACTTGCAGCAATCTTTTTCATTACTTCTTTGAGCTACAACTACATCGCCAGTGATCATACTTCTGATGATTCAACCATCATGAATATCCAGATTGAGCAAAAAGCCCAGCCTAGCCCAGATCAGGCTGTCGAGCAGAAAGCTCAGCCTAGTTCTGATAAGACTAACGATAAGTAGATAATGCGCGTTTAGCGCTTCCTCAGTAACGCTTGCGTTACATGCCCAGGTGGTGGAATTGGTAGACACGCTATCTTGAGGGGGTAGTGGGCCACGCCCGTGGGAGTTCGAGTCTCCCCCTGGGCACCATGAAATTAAAGGGATCGAAGAAAATATTTCTTCGATCCCCTTTTTTATTTGTTTTGAGGGAAAGGCAATAAAAAAGCCCGCTTACGCGGGCAGTTATTTTATTATTCAGCTTCGTTTCGTAAGTCGAACACTCGCTTGGCTTTGCCTTGTGAGCGTTCAATGGATCTGGGTTCAACGAGACGTACTTTAGTGGAAACACCAAGGAATTCCTTAATTGTTTTTTGAATACGCATTTCAATCTGCTGGAGATTTTTAATGGCATCAGAAAAGAGGGTCTCATCAATTTCAACCTGAACTTCAACAGTATCAAGATTGCCCTGACGTTTGACGATAATCTGGTAATGTGGAGACGCTCCTTCAGTTTCAAGAATGATGGATTCAATTTGTGAAGGAAATACGTTAACACCACGAATGATGAGCATGTCATCACTGCGTCCTGTAATACGGTTCATGCGAACATGAGTGCGGCCACATTTACATGGAGTGTAGTTCAAAGAAGTTATGTCGCGTGTTCTGTAACGAATAAGCGGGATACCTTCTTTGGTTAACGTGGTGATTACCAGTTCACCTGTTTCACCTGCCGGTAGTTGTTCACCAGTTACTGGATCGATAATTTCTGGCAGGAAGTGGTCTTCAAAAATATGCATGCCGTCTTTGGCAACTGCACATTCAATAGATACGCCAGGCCCCATGATTTCAGAGAGACCATAAATGTTTACAGCGTCAATGCCCATTTTCTTCTGCAGGTCATTACGCATTTCGTCCGACCACGGTTCTGCACCGAAAATGCCGACACGTAGTGGAAGATCGCGCATGTCAATTCCCGCCTGCTGTGCTGCTTCGTGTAGAACCAGACCGTAGGATGGGGTACTGCAGATTACTGTGGCCCCGAAGTCCTTCATGAGTGAGACTTGACGTTTTGTACCGCCACCGGAAATAGGAATAACTGTTGCGCCAAGACGTTCTGCGCCATAATGGACGCCTAACCCACCAGTAAATAATCCGTATCCGTAGGAGTTGTGGATAAAGTCACTGCGGTCTGCTCCGGCTGCCATAAAAGAGCGTGCCATAAGTTCCGCCCAGTTATTCACATCGCGTTGAGTGTATCCTACTACAGTTGCTTTACCTGTGGTACCGCTGGAAGCATGAAGGCGGACAATATTCTCTTTTGGAACAGCAAAAAGTCCAAACGGGTAGTTGTCACGTAGATCCTGCTTCTCAGTAAACGGGAGTTTAGCCAAGTCGCTGAGGCTTTTGATATCGGCAGGAGTAATTCCTGCCTTGATAAACTGTTCGCGATAGTGAGGAACATTTGCGTACACTCGTTCACAGAGGTTCTGTAGCCGGCGTAATTGAATTGCTTCTAACTCTTCACGAGGCAGTGTTTCTTGCTCAACATTAAAAATCATACATGACTCCTGATACAATAAGAATAAAATAACTACACGGTTCAGGGGGGATATGAGGCTAGCGAGTTCGTATACCTGTCGCCTCCTGAATCTTTTGGACCTAGTCAGCTTGCTGACTATATATGTACGTGCAACCATAGGAAATGCACCATAATCGGGAGGCGGGTCAAGTCTGTTTCTCAAAATTGTCATTTTTAATGGAAATTCTCTTCCTCTTGTTAATTGCGTATAGACCGTAAATGACGTAGGAAGGTGCAGGATTATTAGACTGGTAAAGTCGGAGACGTGTTTCTACTGACATTACCGGAAGAGACTTTATTATTTCTTTGCAGCGCCAGATGCTGTGAATAAATTAAAATTATAAGCATTGCATGTGCTGCGCGCAGTGGTCTAAGCTTAGGCTGCAAAATTAAAGCGTAGCACCAACGAGTGGATGAAAAAAATGATTGAAAAAAAATACAGCACTGTTTCTTCTCAGGAAAAAGTAGCTAAAATTATTGAATGGCTTGAAGCTAAAAAAGCTACCAATGTCGTTGTTCTTGATCTTGAAGGTGTTAACTCTTTTACTGACGCAGTGGTGATTGCTACTGCTAAATCTGTTCGTCAGGCAAAAGCGTTAGCAGACGAAGTTTCTATGCGCGCTAAAGGCGAAAATTACGAGCACATGCGTGTAGAGGGTAAAGATAACGCTCAGTGGGTTCTTGTTGACCTTAACGATGTTATTGTGAATATCTTCCAAGAAGATGTTCGTGACTCTTTCAATTTGGAAAGTCTCTGGGCCGACGCTAAAGTTTTATATAAATCTGAAGCTGAATAGGAATGAGCACCATGACACCAACCCTTTTGTTGATTCTTGATGGTTGGGGCATTGCTCCTGCAGGAGAAGGGAACGCAATTTCTCTTGCGAATACACCTAACCTTGATCATTTAGTTGCTGATTATCCGATGTCCCGTCTCGCTTGTTCCGGTCGTGCTGTTGGGCTTCCGGAAGGCTTTATGGGAAACTCTGAAGTCGGGCACATGAATATCGGTGCAGGTCGGATTGTATATCAGGATATGACGCTTATTGATGTTGCACTTGAAGAAGACAAGTTCCAGAAGAACCTTGTTCTTAATAATGTTATGACGTCAGCAAAAGCGAAGGGTGGGACAGTCCATTTGATGGGCCTTCTTTCCGATGGTGGTGTTCATAGCCATATTAGGCATTTGATTGCGTTGCTTGAAATGGCGAAAGTCATCGATGTTGATGTTTGTGTGCACGTGTTCCTTGACGGCCGTGACACCTCTCCTACAAGCGGGCTTGGTTTTGTAAAACAGCTTCTTGAAGCGATTGATCGAATCGGTGCAGGTCGTATTGCATCTATTTCTGGTCGTTATTACGCGATGGATCGTGATAAGCGCTGGGATCGTAACCAGCTTGCATGGGATTGTTTTGTGCATGGCAAGGCTAGAATCGCAACTGATCCATTGAAAGCTATTCAGGATTCCTATGATGAAGGAATCACAGATGAATTCTTTGTACCGACATCAATTATTGAGCAGGGCGGTGAGCCAACTGTAATGAAAGATGGCGATTCTGTTTTTATGTTCAACTTCAGGGCAGATCGTATGCGCCAAATGGCACAGGCTATGTGTACTGATAGCTTTGCCAATTTTGAACGGGGCAATTTCCCTAAATTATCCGCGCTTGCTTCTATGACTTGCTACGAACGAGCTTTTGGCTTTCCTGTTGCATTTGCTAAAGATGACTGTCCGGATCCTTTAGGAGAAGTTGTCTCAAAGCTAGGTGTTAAGCAGCTTCGCATTGCAGAGACTGAAAAGTATGCTCATGTGACGTACTTCTTTAACTGTGGTCGTGAAGAGCCCTTTGAGAATGAAGATAGAGAACTGATTAGTTCACCTCGAGATGTGGCCACATACGATTTGAAGCCACAAATGAGTGTTGAAGAAGTTACAGATAAACTTCTTACTGCGATTGCTTCGAAAGAATATTCTTTGATTGTCTGTAATTTTGCTAACTTGGACATGGTTGGCCACACTGGAATTATTGATGCTGCAATCAAAGCGTGTGAAGCCGTCGATGTATGTGTAGGCAAGGTTATCAATGCTGTTCGAAGTAACGGCGGTAGAGCTTTGGTTACTGCTGACCATGGCAACGCAGAAGAGTTGCTTAACGCAGCTGGTAAAACGCATACTGCACACACTACCAATCCTGTTCCGATAGTTCTTGTTGATGAGAACGCTTCTTTGAAGCTTCGCGAAGAGGGTAAATTAGGTGATATTGCACCAACTATTCTTGATCTGTGGAATATTGAGCAGCCTGCTGCGATGAACGGAACAAGTCTTATTTGTAAGGACTAAGCATGAGCAATTCACAGAAACCGATTTCTCCTGTTAAGCCTGTGGGCATGGAAGTAATTTTTTTCTACCCTTGCCCTCATTGTGGTCGTAAAGTACCAATTATCGGCGCGGTTCAGCCTTCAATGGAGCGCTGTGATGCATGTCAGAACCTTTTTCCGATTGTCCCTGTCGACCGACGGACTTTGCAGTATCTTAAAATTTCTTTAGCAGATGGCGGGGCAGCAATTGACCCCGATTTCATGTAGATTCAGTTTTTCTTAGAGAGTAAAAAAGCGGAACCCAGATTTTCTGGGTTCCGCTTTTTTTATTCATGTTGAATGGGCTAATTACTTTTTAGCGCTATTATATGCATCGGTAATTCTGTCTTTAATATATGCACGCATTGTTGCATCATCTTCATCAAGGTTAAAGCAGCAGGCATCTTCGCCCATCAGCCCTCCTGGTACCCAGTCGCCCAGTTCATCAGCATCATTAATCATATCTGCATAGAAACAGACAGAAAGCCAGCGGTCATCAGGGTCGTCATCAACTACGTCTACAAGTACAAACAGTTCACGTTCAGTTTGTTTTTCGTGTTTCGCGCGCAGAGAAAAGCTTACTCCGGGTCTACCTTTAAAAGAGAGGCTCAGACCTTCAAAAGAGAGTAACAAGTTTTTGTAATCTACAAATGCAGATTTGGTTTTAGCTTCTGATTCAGTCCAGCTTTCAAGCAGAGCGTCAAGCTCTTCACGATGAGAAGTATCAATAAACATATATCTCTCCTGAATAGAGTGTCGTGAAATTAATTACTAAAAACACTGAAATTTCTCACGAGAAGAGCGGTGTGTCAATATGAGTCAGTAGCCAATGTATGATCAAATCATGCATATTTTATTCTTTTTAGTGTAGTTACGACAATAAAAGAAATACACATTTTAGTTAAACAGTAAGGTTATTATAACAGCTTCTCTACTATAGCTATAATTGTTGATATAGATATAAAAACAGGAAGTTATTGTTTGTTTTTTCAATTTTGGAACTTTCTGTTGAACAATTCTGTAAGAAATAAGTAGACATTTTTGTGATCTAAACGTACTCCGAACTTAACGAATGGGAAGTGAATGCCTGATTCAGGCTGTTGTTTTACAAATTTGAGATTTAGCATCCCGACGATTCTGTCGAAAATATCGTCTGCTGCTTTTGTATTCTTCAAATTGTACTATTCAGACTGCTGAAAGCTGCATTCATTATTAGTGTGTTAAATTTAGTCGAGGTACTGCTATGGAAAATCGTGAACAGTGGGGATCCCGTGCGGGATTCATTCTTGCTGCTGTAGGTTCTGCTATCGGATTGGGTAATATCTGGCGTTTCCCGTACATTGCGTATGAAAACGGCGGTGGTGCGTTCTTTGTTCCTTACATTTTCGCTCTGCTGACCGCAGGTATTCCGTTTATGATCATGGAATTTGGCCTTGGTCATAAATACAAAGGTTCTGCTCCAAAAGTTCTTGCCGCTGTTAACGCAAAATTTGAATGGCTTGGCTGGGTACAAATTATCACCGCAGCAATTATTGCAGTATATTATGCTGCTGTAATAGGCTGGACAATTAACTATCTTGGCTTTGCTTTTGATGGCGCTTGGGGTGCTGATACAAAAGGTTTCTTCTTTGGTGAGTACCTCGGTCTTACTTCTTCCCCGACTGAACTTGGTGGAGTTCGCTGGCCGATCTTTGGTGCTTGCGCACTTACCTGGGGGTTAACTTGGCTTGCTTGTAACTCCGGTATCCGCAACGGAATTGAACGTGCTTGTAAAATTCTTATCCCGCTTCTTTTTGCATTAGTACTTGTGTTTATCGGTCGTGTGATCACACTTCCTGGTGCAACCGATGGTTTGGATTTCCTTTTCACTCCAGATTTCTCAAAGCTTACAGACTTCAGTGTTTGGGCAGCTGCATATGGTCAGATCTTCTACTCGCTGTCCATTGGCTTCGGTATTATGGTCGCATACTCAAGCTACCTTCCTAAGAAGGCCGATATTAGTAACAATGCCGCTATAACAGTTTTTATTAACTGTGGATTCTCTACACTTGCTGGTATTATGATCTTCTCTGTACTTGGTAGTATGGCCCATTCCACCGGTAAGGCTGTTGCTGATGTTGCCGGTTCTGGTGTGGGGCTTGCCTTCATTACGATTCCGGCTGCAATTAACACTATGCCGGCACCGCTGTTCTTTGGTACAATTTTCTTCCTGTGTCTCACAATGGCTGGCGTTAGCTCACACATTTCTATTGTTGAAGCTGTGTCTTCTTCTGTGATCGACAAATTTGGCGTTTCTCGCCAGAAAGTTGTAACTACTTTTTGTATTGTTGGTTTTGCTCTTACTTCAGTATTAACCACTGGTGCGGGTTTGCTGATTCTCGATATCGTTGACCATTTCAGTAACACAATCTGCATACTTTTTTCAGCGCTCGTTGAAATTATCCTTATGAGTTGGGTTATCGGTCTTGATGACATTCGCGAAGACGTTAATGCTCACTCAGACTTCTCTGTTGGTAAGCTTTGGGCATTCAGCCTTCGGATCATTACTGTGCTTGTCCTTGGCTACTCCTTCCTTTCTGGC
This sequence is a window from Halodesulfovibrio aestuarii DSM 17919 = ATCC 29578. Protein-coding genes within it:
- the gpmI gene encoding 2,3-bisphosphoglycerate-independent phosphoglycerate mutase, coding for MSTMTPTLLLILDGWGIAPAGEGNAISLANTPNLDHLVADYPMSRLACSGRAVGLPEGFMGNSEVGHMNIGAGRIVYQDMTLIDVALEEDKFQKNLVLNNVMTSAKAKGGTVHLMGLLSDGGVHSHIRHLIALLEMAKVIDVDVCVHVFLDGRDTSPTSGLGFVKQLLEAIDRIGAGRIASISGRYYAMDRDKRWDRNQLAWDCFVHGKARIATDPLKAIQDSYDEGITDEFFVPTSIIEQGGEPTVMKDGDSVFMFNFRADRMRQMAQAMCTDSFANFERGNFPKLSALASMTCYERAFGFPVAFAKDDCPDPLGEVVSKLGVKQLRIAETEKYAHVTYFFNCGREEPFENEDRELISSPRDVATYDLKPQMSVEEVTDKLLTAIASKEYSLIVCNFANLDMVGHTGIIDAAIKACEAVDVCVGKVINAVRSNGGRALVTADHGNAEELLNAAGKTHTAHTTNPVPIVLVDENASLKLREEGKLGDIAPTILDLWNIEQPAAMNGTSLICKD
- a CDS encoding sodium-dependent transporter; amino-acid sequence: MENREQWGSRAGFILAAVGSAIGLGNIWRFPYIAYENGGGAFFVPYIFALLTAGIPFMIMEFGLGHKYKGSAPKVLAAVNAKFEWLGWVQIITAAIIAVYYAAVIGWTINYLGFAFDGAWGADTKGFFFGEYLGLTSSPTELGGVRWPIFGACALTWGLTWLACNSGIRNGIERACKILIPLLFALVLVFIGRVITLPGATDGLDFLFTPDFSKLTDFSVWAAAYGQIFYSLSIGFGIMVAYSSYLPKKADISNNAAITVFINCGFSTLAGIMIFSVLGSMAHSTGKAVADVAGSGVGLAFITIPAAINTMPAPLFFGTIFFLCLTMAGVSSHISIVEAVSSSVIDKFGVSRQKVVTTFCIVGFALTSVLTTGAGLLILDIVDHFSNTICILFSALVEIILMSWVIGLDDIREDVNAHSDFSVGKLWAFSLRIITVLVLGYSFLSGLYTKITVPYGGYPTFDLVMLGWSILPLAILVAIFLQKKQAHKHFQHYS